The genomic DNA GACTCATACAATAATACACGCGACCTAAATCTACGAGAGAAACAAGTTTGACCTACGCAAGTGGCCTGCATGGCGTATATTGTCGATATTTTTTGCTAACTTTTAAATAAGTTCGAACTTTTTCACAGTTTTCTTTCAAGCGGCATGCGTGGCGTACTTTTCGATTTCACGAACATGACATATCTAAAACTCTCTTGAAATcagtaaaatattatatacaaCACAAACTACAAACAATatttacaaattattattttgtcagAAAATCTGGAGTTCATAATACGGTATCATCATGTCTATAGACAAAAATAATCTCCTATCATGATTTTTCCGGATAACTTAATGGTCCCATTACATCGGATTTGACCAAAGACCACAGGAAGCGAGCAAGCAGCATATTAGTCTTAGTCTACCAATTAGTAGATGACTAAAAGTACCATGAAATCCAATTTTTAGCCATCAAATTGGATGGGTATTGGATAGGCATAGGTCTCCCCTCCGGTTCAGCAGCATTTGGTCGGGCCGGCGCCGTCAGGGTTAAGAGAGCAGGAACGGCACTTGGCCAGACCGTTCACATTGCAGACCATACACGCCCTGAACCCAGGCAATCCCTTCGCGTAGATCCGCCGGCTCCCGTCGCACTTCTCGCACACAACGTACCTCAGCCCTCCACACTGGACACATACCCCACTGGGCCCCACCGCCGCCGAGTTGCTCCTCCCACCACCACCGCGGCCCTCCAGAGCCCTCAGCTCCCCGCTCTCGTAGAGCCGCCTCACCTCCTCGAGCCCGCCGATTAGCCTCCCGCCAATGAATACGCACGGCAGGGCCAGCCTCCGGCGGCCGGTGATCGCCTGGAGCTCCCCGACGAGGCTCGCGTCCATGGCGAGGTCCCGCTCGTCGATCGGGACGCGGAGCCCGCGGAGGATTGACCGGACGGCCCTGCAGTCCTCGAAGGTCTTCCGGACCACGCGGAGGCTGGTGAAGTAGACCACCACGGCGGGAggaggcggcggcggcggggGAGAGTCCGAGAGGGAGGCTGCGCAGCGGATGGCGACGCCGGAGCCGGTGGAGCAGATGCGGTGGAAGACGGTGGGGCTGCGGGGGGAGTCGGGTCgggcatcgggctccggcgaGCACAGATCCTGTACGTCCCTGAAGGATGAACAGGAGAAGCTCCTCGATCGGGGCGATCTCGGGAATATCCTGACCCGACCCGGTAACCAGTTCGACCACATGGTCACTCTCACTGAGTCACTTGGACAAGCAGAGGTTGGTTTGGTGGGTAATGGTAATCCCAACCCCTAATAGGGGGATCAAGGAGGagattatttataaaataagagaGGTGAATATGCAAGTGAAAGTTGGACTTTCCTAGTTGTAATTATTACCAATACTAAATTGGGGATATTCTTTTGGATAGATACTAACTATTCGCCATTAAAAGAGCATTCGTGTCCATCGAGCTATATATGCAAAGTCATTTATGCACTAAGGCCGGTCCGGAGCAAGGGCTAGACCGACCCGGCAATTCGGCTTTAGAGGCCGGGCATCTGACATGAGCTATAGAGAAGGAACAAAGAGTAGAAGTCGGGACTGAGCCATTTCAACTTCAGTTCAAGCATGAGAAGAGATGCAACAACGGAAATTGGAGAGAATTTTGGCAACTGTGTTTGATGAGACAATCGACCATTATCATGGAAAGTACTATTCAAGAATTTGCTTTTACTGGTGACGAGGTCGCCGTATTTGATAACAAATTGATACGCGcaaatttatgttattgtcAAATTTTAATGGCTTGATTGGTTtgcaaatatgattttaaaatcataactctaacctaattctacccacagtaaaaaaaaataactttggATGGATCAAATTTATACTatactttttcaaaattaaaatttgattttaaaattctactttgaaaccaaacgcagcataagaTAGTGAAAGCTGAAAATTGCTCGCTATGTTTTGTGGTCTCAATTGGTATTAAAGCAGTCCAAGATATAAACAAATTTATCATAGAGATTCAGAATGACAACATATGAAATGGAATAGGATTTGCGTCATATATAGACGAGCAATACTTCGGCGCCTAAGGTCTAATGTTTATACAATGGGCGAACTCCGAGAGAGAGCTATAAACATTTGATAGTTATGCACCACAGAAGCTTTAAAAAGTTCGAGTATACAGTTTTTACCCTTCAACCTGATGTAAACACAACAAAATCTCGGCGAGAAGCAGGAAAATCGGAGATGTTTGTTGATGGCGAAGTTGAGTCACATCTTTGCTCCTTTAGAGATGAGAATATCCCCGTAAGGGACCTTTTGCTCGACTTTGAGGATGTCTCGGGTAGCGAGGACTGCAAACGAAAACCAAGCCATTTACTATGCAGTGTAACGAATTCGAACAATCATCGAAGACAAATACagcaaaatcaaataaaatgagTATGGATATTTTGACAACTTACCGCAAGTCTGATAGAAGAGCATAGCTGCCCCTTTCCTGTTCATCCCACTAGCAAGGTGGTTCAGCGATTCTACTCGAGGAGCCCCGGGAGTGTCAAAATGTGCCTTCATCTGCCTGCAATAGATTTGAGGACAATCACGAATGAGCCCGTTATACGACCTTGGTCCTTAACTTGTATCTCCTGCCTAGAAAGTTTTAGAGGCTTTAAAAAGTATTACGTTCGGATAGTATCAGTAAGCTTATCAATGGCAGGACTGATGATCGGATGTGGGGTTTGAGTTGGTCCAGTCTCGACCAAGAGTTCTGCACAGGTAAGAGAAGTGTTCAGATGTGTGGAAGACATTATCCTAACAATGTTCAAAATAATTCTGTAGGTCTTTGTTTTGTATTTGCGGTGATATTATACCTTGATCTGGTGTTGGGTCTCGTTCGGTTAACCCTGATAGCCTGAAATTCGGATCCGGATTCAACCAGGAGTGCTCCTCTGCTACTGGTTCGAGGCCACCGCTGCTGTTTCTTGATGAAGAATAGGGCCGCTTCCGGTTTGATCTGCAAACAGTAAGTACTCGCAAAATTCAGTAGACAAGTTCTCAACTAGGGACAACTGTGATCAGCATTCAATTGCAGTCCTGCTCGTCCCGGAAAGTCCAAATTAATTCCAAAAAAATTGCATATCTTTCATAGCCTAATCATCTATAGATGTTTCTTGGGATGAGTGTGCCCTTACTAACCTTCCAGAGTTGACCTCAGAACTCTGTGAAACAAAGCCTTGTGCCGATCCTGAGCTTGGGATGGATCTTACTTCATCTGTTTTAAACCACATTTGAGCACAAGTCATCTCATTCTGACAGGTCACGTATT from Punica granatum isolate Tunisia-2019 chromosome 2, ASM765513v2, whole genome shotgun sequence includes the following:
- the LOC116194273 gene encoding uncharacterized protein At5g39865-like, coding for MWSNWLPGRVRIFPRSPRSRSFSCSSFRDVQDLCSPEPDARPDSPRSPTVFHRICSTGSGVAIRCAASLSDSPPPPPPPPAVVVYFTSLRVVRKTFEDCRAVRSILRGLRVPIDERDLAMDASLVGELQAITGRRRLALPCVFIGGRLIGGLEEVRRLYESGELRALEGRGGGGRSNSAAVGPSGVCVQCGGLRYVVCEKCDGSRRIYAKGLPGFRACMVCNVNGLAKCRSCSLNPDGAGPTKCC